A region from the Acidimicrobiia bacterium genome encodes:
- a CDS encoding alpha-hydroxy acid oxidase, whose protein sequence is LALYEPTDALASCAAAASVSTSVMCSAFTSVPWEDVAATAPGRHMFQLYVLGDRGWTTDVTVRVEAAGFGALCVTVDTPMIGRRDRSLELRSVFVADPASGEHPNLARHGWDPSYRSRYTPADLEWLCRQTRLPVVVKGIMTADDARAAVDAGVAGVYVSNHGGRQVDHAISTIEVLGEIVEAVGAEVDVAVDGGFTRGADVCKALALGARAVGIGRLQCWGLAAGGTAGLTRVLEILREEIVVTMANIGCRTTHDVTPGHVRWAVPAGEGV, encoded by the coding sequence CTCGCCCTCTACGAACCGACCGACGCCCTCGCCTCGTGCGCCGCGGCCGCAAGCGTGTCGACCTCCGTCATGTGCTCGGCGTTCACGTCGGTGCCCTGGGAGGACGTGGCCGCCACCGCTCCCGGCCGGCACATGTTCCAGCTGTACGTCCTGGGAGACCGAGGATGGACGACGGACGTGACCGTGCGGGTCGAAGCGGCAGGGTTCGGCGCCCTGTGCGTCACCGTGGACACGCCGATGATCGGGCGACGCGACCGGAGCCTCGAGCTCCGGTCGGTCTTCGTCGCCGACCCGGCATCCGGTGAGCATCCCAACCTGGCGCGACACGGCTGGGACCCTTCGTACCGATCTCGCTACACCCCGGCCGACCTCGAGTGGCTCTGCCGGCAAACCCGCCTCCCCGTGGTCGTCAAGGGCATCATGACCGCCGACGACGCCAGGGCAGCAGTTGATGCGGGAGTGGCGGGCGTGTACGTGTCGAACCACGGCGGACGCCAGGTCGACCACGCCATCAGCACGATCGAGGTGCTCGGCGAGATCGTCGAAGCGGTCGGCGCCGAAGTGGACGTGGCGGTCGACGGCGGGTTCACGCGGGGCGCCGACGTCTGCAAGGCGCTGGCTCTCGGCGCCAGGGCCGTCGGCATCGGCCGCCTGCAATGCTGGGGACTGGCCGCAGGTGGCACGGCAGGGCTGACCCGGGTGCTCGAGATCCTCCGGGAGGAGATCGTGGTGACGATGGCGAACATCGGTTGCCGGACGACGCACGACGTCACGCCCGGTCACGTGAGGTGGGCCGTGCCGGCCGGCGAAGGCGTCTGA
- a CDS encoding DUF998 domain-containing protein, with product MPDEPAHHRATGASIGAVILVSAGFVAVIALHALRTDLDPVREVMSGYANGSFGIVMTVAFYALGGAALLMAFRLPRATHRTPVARAVSVLLALAGIGLILAGVFEVERPLIPDTIEEIIHSDAAIAAFVLLIAAMLLFTVVCRRDPRWHSFFVVTLALALMATAAAAFSPLADRTPLTGVAQRGLALTVFAWLFLVAARIRFHPAHVPQPESDGS from the coding sequence ATGCCAGACGAGCCGGCTCACCACAGGGCAACCGGAGCCTCCATCGGCGCCGTGATCCTGGTGTCGGCCGGTTTCGTGGCGGTGATCGCCCTCCATGCCTTGCGGACCGACCTCGACCCGGTACGCGAGGTGATGAGCGGCTACGCCAACGGGTCGTTCGGGATCGTGATGACGGTGGCGTTCTATGCCCTCGGCGGCGCCGCCCTGCTGATGGCGTTCAGGCTGCCGAGGGCGACCCACCGAACGCCGGTTGCGCGGGCCGTCTCCGTGCTGCTGGCGTTGGCGGGAATCGGGCTCATCCTCGCCGGCGTGTTCGAGGTGGAGAGGCCGCTCATCCCGGACACGATCGAGGAGATCATCCACAGCGACGCCGCCATCGCCGCATTCGTGCTGTTGATCGCGGCGATGCTGCTGTTCACCGTCGTGTGCCGTCGCGACCCTCGGTGGCACTCTTTCTTCGTCGTCACGCTGGCACTGGCGTTGATGGCGACCGCCGCGGCCGCCTTCAGCCCGCTCGCCGACCGCACGCCGTTGACGGGGGTCGCCCAGCGGGGCCTGGCGTTGACCGTGTTCGCCTGGCTGTTCCTCGTCGCAGCCCGCATCCGCTTCCACCCCGCCCACGTCCCCCAGCCAGAATCGGACGGGTCCTGA
- a CDS encoding DUF998 domain-containing protein, producing the protein MRPAAVALMLVGFGLVVAVHVVTGLDPISRRLSEYVHEEGGFLMVAAFIAIGLGMIGLGLAIRTATGRLAPWVATLVGLAGVGMIVSGLYPTDPGPATISGLLHSRASGGATLALIGASILWSFRTPGRDRLLMGLSVAAALLGVVSVALHETGVSGLGQRSLWVVLLAWLLLAAVRLERV; encoded by the coding sequence TTGCGCCCGGCCGCGGTGGCGCTGATGCTCGTCGGCTTCGGCCTCGTCGTCGCGGTCCACGTCGTCACAGGTCTCGACCCGATCAGCCGCAGGCTCAGCGAGTACGTCCACGAGGAGGGCGGCTTCCTGATGGTGGCGGCCTTCATAGCCATCGGCCTCGGGATGATCGGGCTGGGGCTCGCCATCAGGACGGCGACGGGGCGCCTGGCCCCATGGGTTGCCACACTGGTCGGCCTGGCGGGCGTCGGCATGATCGTGTCGGGCCTCTACCCCACCGACCCGGGGCCGGCGACGATCTCGGGGCTCCTTCACAGCCGGGCCTCGGGTGGCGCCACCCTCGCCCTCATCGGCGCCTCGATCCTCTGGTCGTTCCGCACGCCGGGTCGCGATCGGCTCCTCATGGGACTCTCCGTCGCGGCCGCGCTGCTCGGCGTCGTCAGCGTGGCGCTCCACGAGACAGGCGTGTCAGGCCTCGGTCAGAGGAGCTTGTGGGTGGTGCTGCTCGCCTGGCTCTTGCTGGCGGCAGTCCGCCTCGAGCGCGTCTGA